The Halosimplex litoreum genome has a window encoding:
- a CDS encoding spermidine synthase, translated as MGSTRSLESLRLSKPETAVFVSGVASMGLEILAGRMIAPQFGSSIYTWGTIIGVFLAALSYGYHRGGKQAAERATNGRMASVFLLTAAYVAVLVFAGDLLLRAAAGFPLPSRVASLPAVTILFGPPTYMLGYISPYAAELSAKEGVGEASGHVYMLGTVGSIVGAFATTYFLIPSLGIDAIALVFGGLSILAALAVSRPVGRRRATLTGFVALLLVASAATGAAGYTVQGEVVHQTQTPYQELQVVDLGDTRTLYLGGQPHSAMDLSNPNRHVFEYTRYFHLPFLFADDPDEIDRVLFVGGGGFTGPKRFANDYDVTVDVAEIDPDVIAAAEEYFGVRESERLNVYNRGGRQFLRETNRTYDLVVLDAYQKDKVPFELTTREFVGLASDRLDDDGILFANVISAASGPASEFYRAQYATVDRVFPQTYSFPTGGAGIVQNIEIVATKSDARISEAQLRDRNDRRDIGIDLSDAIEDYADPPRTDDVPVLRDDRAPVDSLLDSMVGYRYVVQESNASDGVGSARPPRIAGPNAAFAAR; from the coding sequence ATGGGTTCGACTCGCTCGCTGGAGTCGCTCCGACTGAGCAAGCCGGAGACGGCGGTGTTCGTCTCCGGCGTCGCGAGCATGGGGCTGGAGATTCTCGCCGGTCGGATGATCGCGCCGCAGTTCGGGAGCAGCATCTACACCTGGGGCACCATCATCGGCGTCTTCCTCGCGGCGCTCAGCTACGGCTACCACCGCGGCGGCAAACAGGCCGCCGAGCGGGCGACGAACGGGCGGATGGCGAGCGTGTTCCTCCTCACCGCCGCGTACGTCGCCGTGCTGGTGTTCGCCGGCGACCTGCTGTTGCGCGCGGCCGCGGGGTTCCCACTGCCGAGCCGGGTCGCCTCGCTCCCGGCAGTGACGATCCTGTTCGGCCCGCCGACGTACATGCTGGGCTACATCAGCCCCTACGCCGCCGAGCTATCGGCGAAGGAGGGCGTCGGCGAGGCCTCCGGCCACGTCTACATGCTCGGCACCGTCGGCAGCATCGTCGGCGCGTTCGCGACCACGTACTTCCTGATCCCCTCGCTGGGGATCGACGCGATCGCGCTCGTGTTCGGCGGGCTCTCGATACTGGCGGCGCTGGCGGTCAGCCGCCCGGTCGGCCGCCGGCGCGCGACGCTCACCGGGTTCGTCGCCCTGTTGCTCGTCGCCTCGGCCGCCACGGGCGCCGCCGGCTACACCGTCCAGGGCGAGGTCGTCCACCAGACCCAGACGCCCTACCAGGAGCTACAGGTGGTCGACCTGGGCGACACCCGGACGCTGTACCTCGGCGGCCAGCCCCACAGCGCGATGGATCTCTCCAACCCGAACCGACACGTCTTCGAGTACACCCGCTACTTCCACCTGCCCTTCCTGTTCGCCGACGACCCCGACGAGATCGACCGGGTGCTGTTCGTCGGCGGCGGCGGCTTCACCGGCCCGAAACGCTTCGCGAACGACTACGACGTGACCGTCGACGTCGCCGAGATCGACCCCGACGTGATCGCGGCCGCCGAGGAGTACTTCGGCGTGCGCGAGTCCGAGCGGCTGAACGTCTACAACCGGGGCGGTCGCCAGTTCCTGCGGGAGACGAACCGCACGTACGACCTCGTCGTCCTCGACGCCTACCAGAAGGACAAGGTGCCCTTCGAGCTGACGACGCGGGAGTTCGTGGGTCTGGCGAGCGACCGGCTCGACGACGACGGGATCCTGTTCGCGAACGTGATCTCGGCCGCGAGCGGTCCCGCCTCGGAGTTCTACCGCGCGCAGTACGCGACCGTCGACCGGGTGTTCCCCCAGACGTACAGCTTCCCGACCGGCGGCGCGGGCATCGTCCAGAACATCGAGATCGTCGCGACGAAGTCCGACGCCCGGATCTCGGAGGCGCAACTGCGCGACCGCAACGACCGACGGGACATCGGTATCGACCTCTCCGACGCGATCGAGGATTACGCCGACCCGCCCCGAACCGACGACGTACCGGTGTTGCGCGACGACCGCGCGCCCGTCGACAGCTTGCTCGACTCGATGGTCGGCTACCGCTACGTCGTTCAGGAGTCGAACGCGAGCGACGGTGTCGGGAGCGCGCGGCCGCCTCGCATCGCAGGACCGAACGCCGCGTTTGCCGCTCGGTAA
- a CDS encoding class I SAM-dependent methyltransferase gives MDSHDVRRQWADRTGEYSPAYYAHYGPDETSETVREILRGRVGRDASVLELGCSSGRHLSHLFDDGFTDLHGVELNPDAFDVMADQYPDLWDSGTFYAEAIEDVVEELDDDAFDAVYSVETLQHIHPDAEWVFAEIARIAGDALVTAEIEDAAADAEREEREEDPDVNFVRDEFPLYYRDWNEVFGDLGFEQVERREVKRDTIRSFRAR, from the coding sequence GTGGATTCTCACGACGTTCGGCGCCAGTGGGCCGACCGCACCGGCGAGTACTCGCCGGCGTACTACGCCCACTACGGCCCCGACGAGACGAGCGAGACGGTCCGCGAGATCCTTCGCGGTCGCGTCGGCCGCGACGCGTCGGTGCTGGAGCTGGGCTGTAGCTCCGGGCGTCACCTCTCGCACCTGTTCGACGACGGCTTTACCGACCTCCACGGGGTCGAACTCAACCCCGACGCCTTCGACGTGATGGCCGACCAGTACCCCGACCTGTGGGACTCGGGTACCTTCTACGCCGAGGCGATCGAGGACGTCGTCGAGGAGTTGGACGACGACGCCTTCGACGCCGTCTACTCCGTCGAGACGCTCCAGCACATCCACCCGGACGCCGAGTGGGTGTTCGCGGAGATCGCCCGGATCGCGGGCGACGCGCTCGTGACCGCCGAGATCGAGGACGCCGCCGCCGACGCCGAGCGCGAGGAGCGCGAGGAGGACCCCGACGTGAACTTCGTCCGCGACGAGTTCCCGCTGTACTATCGCGACTGGAACGAGGTCTTCGGGGACCTGGGCTTCGAGCAGGTCGAGCGGCGCGAGGTCAAGCGCGACACGATCCGGTCGTTCCGCGCCCGCTGA
- a CDS encoding cold-shock protein, whose protein sequence is MANGKVDFFNDTGGYGFIDTEDSDDDVFFHMEDVGGEDLTEGTEIDFEIEDAPKGPRATNVVRA, encoded by the coding sequence ATGGCAAACGGTAAGGTCGACTTCTTCAACGACACTGGCGGTTACGGTTTCATCGACACCGAGGACTCTGACGACGACGTTTTCTTCCACATGGAGGACGTTGGCGGTGAGGATCTGACGGAAGGTACCGAGATCGACTTCGAGATCGAAGACGCCCCGAAGGGCCCGCGCGCGACGAACGTCGTCCGCGCCTAA
- a CDS encoding ion transporter — MSSDGGDPPDDTRERVRFYLLDHRTPLGKFVDIGLLALNLVFIGVFVAQTYPVDSATRARLWDLEVAIAGVFVVEYVLRLYGARDRLSEVTNPYTVVDLLSVLPTVLVILYPVPAVVLNVGFLRVLRVIRVLRFYRFTRDEDFFFGSVSGGALRAIKLLLTVLVVLFVSAGLFYTVEHRANPNVEHFGDAFYYVVVTLSTVGFGDIVPVTRAGRWVTVTSVLAAIIVIPWQASKIVRAWTSDDKVPTTCPDCGLTGHDPDASHCKACGHVVYQEYESDE, encoded by the coding sequence ATGAGCAGCGACGGGGGCGATCCGCCCGACGACACCCGCGAGCGAGTACGCTTCTACCTGCTCGACCACCGGACCCCGCTCGGGAAGTTCGTCGATATCGGGCTGCTCGCGCTGAATCTGGTGTTCATCGGCGTCTTCGTCGCCCAGACCTACCCCGTAGATTCGGCGACGCGGGCGCGCCTCTGGGACCTGGAGGTCGCTATCGCGGGCGTGTTCGTCGTCGAGTACGTCCTCCGGCTCTACGGCGCCCGCGACCGACTCTCGGAGGTCACCAACCCCTACACGGTCGTCGACCTGCTGTCGGTGCTCCCGACCGTCCTCGTGATCCTCTATCCGGTCCCGGCGGTCGTGTTGAACGTGGGATTCCTGCGCGTCCTCCGGGTGATCCGTGTACTGCGGTTCTACCGGTTCACCCGCGACGAGGACTTCTTCTTCGGGTCGGTCTCGGGCGGTGCGCTCCGGGCGATCAAGCTCCTGTTGACGGTGCTGGTCGTCCTGTTCGTCTCGGCGGGGCTGTTCTACACCGTCGAACACCGCGCGAACCCGAACGTCGAGCACTTCGGCGACGCCTTCTACTACGTGGTCGTCACGCTCTCGACGGTCGGCTTCGGCGACATCGTTCCGGTGACGCGAGCGGGCCGATGGGTCACCGTCACGAGCGTCCTCGCGGCGATCATCGTCATCCCCTGGCAGGCGAGCAAGATCGTTCGCGCGTGGACTAGCGACGACAAAGTGCCGACGACCTGCCCCGACTGCGGCCTCACCGGTCACGACCCCGACGCCTCCCACTGCAAGGCCTGCGGCCACGTCGTCTATCAGGAGTACGAGTCCGACGAGTGA
- a CDS encoding nitroreductase family protein gives MTDASSGSDGSDEERTAADGGEAVAVERSPLTEFTPEVAANRDPDHDVAPVFVNRWSPRAMTGETVADEDLRALFEAARWAPSSRNNQHWRFLYAERDDEMWETYLDLLAEGNRAWAVDAGALLVVVSKTTFDYNGEPAGSHSFDTGAAWQNLALEATRRGLATHPIGGFDHEAARERLDVPEEFDVEAMVAVGHRADPETLSEDLREREVPNGRKPLEEITHEGSFDADGD, from the coding sequence ATGACCGACGCTTCGAGCGGTTCCGACGGAAGCGACGAGGAACGAACGGCTGCGGACGGCGGCGAGGCGGTGGCCGTCGAGCGGTCGCCGCTGACCGAGTTCACGCCGGAGGTCGCCGCGAATCGCGACCCCGACCACGACGTGGCGCCGGTGTTCGTCAACCGGTGGTCGCCGCGGGCGATGACGGGCGAGACCGTCGCCGACGAGGACCTGCGGGCGCTGTTCGAGGCCGCGCGGTGGGCGCCCTCGTCGCGCAACAACCAGCACTGGCGATTCCTGTACGCCGAGCGCGACGACGAGATGTGGGAGACGTACCTCGACCTGCTGGCCGAGGGCAACCGGGCGTGGGCGGTCGACGCGGGCGCGCTGCTGGTCGTCGTGTCGAAGACGACCTTCGACTACAACGGCGAGCCGGCCGGCAGCCACTCGTTCGACACGGGCGCGGCGTGGCAGAACCTCGCGCTGGAGGCCACGCGCCGTGGGCTGGCGACCCACCCGATCGGCGGCTTCGACCACGAAGCCGCCCGGGAGCGACTGGACGTCCCGGAGGAGTTCGACGTCGAGGCGATGGTCGCGGTCGGCCACCGCGCCGACCCCGAGACGCTGTCCGAAGACCTCCGCGAACGGGAGGTCCCCAACGGCCGTAAGCCCCTCGAAGAGATCACCCACGAGGGCAGTTTCGACGCCGACGGCGACTGA
- a CDS encoding cupin domain-containing protein — translation MQRVDIDDVEPTTMGSDIDRRGLSDPLGTTDFAVNRYRLEPGERFSEALHAHMDQEEVFVVVEGEAVFETTGDPVTVGSGEAVRFAPGEFQSGRNDGDGELLAFAMGAPRDSEDVRIPQPCPECDQENVRAVPADEGFDLVCPECGTEVSAD, via the coding sequence GTGCAACGAGTCGACATCGACGACGTCGAGCCGACGACGATGGGCAGCGACATCGATCGCCGAGGGCTCTCGGACCCGCTCGGGACGACGGACTTCGCGGTCAACCGCTACCGGTTGGAACCCGGCGAGCGGTTCTCCGAAGCGCTGCACGCCCACATGGACCAGGAGGAGGTGTTCGTCGTCGTCGAAGGTGAGGCCGTCTTCGAGACGACCGGCGACCCGGTCACCGTCGGGTCGGGCGAGGCCGTCCGCTTCGCGCCCGGCGAGTTCCAGTCCGGCAGGAACGACGGCGACGGCGAGCTCCTGGCGTTCGCGATGGGCGCACCGCGTGACAGCGAGGACGTGCGGATCCCCCAGCCCTGTCCGGAGTGCGACCAGGAGAACGTCCGGGCGGTCCCCGCCGACGAGGGGTTCGACCTCGTCTGCCCCGAGTGCGGGACCGAAGTGAGCGCCGACTGA
- a CDS encoding MFS transporter — protein sequence MEFDVDGRILALALARMVNALANSFLVVVLPLYIGSELVALPSVVGTTTTVGGVTFTVTTELLIGVVLSLFGFLNSFGQPFTGSLSDRTGRRRVFLLVGLTLVAVGSAGYVFFTDYRAIMAMRALQGVGAACNIPVTVALVNELSDEDERGSNFGLFNTFRLLGFGIGPLVAGGVVAAGPYTVGGVTVSGFDAAFLVAVAGATVSFLLVALLIHDPERTSGEAAEDIAIRVRSSDGGLDPVFALGVATVVMALSIAIYAPLANTINTRLDQGTFLFSVQFGATVLANVVFQVPLGRLSDRYGRRPFLVAGFVLLLPTTFAQGFVDSSTAMVVVRFLQGVAVAAVFAPSLALAGDLAGEGTSGSTLSVLTMGFGLGVAFGTLFSGILVGFGFAVPFVLATVGGCVGLALVVTQVSETVEAARPFPNPFSARGD from the coding sequence ATGGAGTTCGACGTCGACGGGCGGATCCTCGCGCTCGCGCTCGCCAGAATGGTCAACGCGCTGGCGAACTCCTTCCTGGTGGTCGTGCTCCCGCTGTACATCGGGAGCGAACTCGTCGCGCTTCCGTCGGTCGTCGGCACGACGACGACCGTCGGCGGCGTCACGTTCACCGTCACGACCGAGTTGCTGATCGGCGTCGTCCTCTCGCTCTTTGGCTTCCTCAACAGCTTCGGCCAGCCGTTCACGGGGTCGCTCTCGGACCGGACCGGCCGCCGCCGCGTGTTCCTGCTGGTCGGCCTGACCCTCGTCGCCGTCGGCAGCGCCGGCTACGTCTTCTTCACCGACTACCGGGCGATCATGGCGATGCGGGCGCTGCAGGGGGTCGGCGCCGCCTGTAACATCCCCGTCACCGTCGCGCTGGTCAACGAACTCTCCGACGAGGACGAGCGCGGGAGTAACTTCGGCCTGTTCAACACTTTCCGGCTGCTCGGGTTCGGGATCGGCCCGCTGGTCGCCGGCGGCGTCGTCGCCGCCGGGCCCTACACCGTCGGCGGCGTGACGGTCTCGGGGTTCGACGCCGCCTTCCTCGTCGCCGTCGCCGGCGCGACGGTCAGTTTCCTGCTCGTCGCTCTACTGATCCACGACCCCGAACGCACCAGCGGCGAGGCCGCCGAGGATATCGCGATCCGCGTCCGTTCGTCCGACGGCGGGCTCGACCCGGTCTTCGCGCTCGGGGTCGCGACGGTCGTGATGGCGCTGTCGATCGCCATCTACGCGCCGCTGGCGAACACGATCAACACCCGCCTCGACCAGGGCACGTTCCTCTTCTCGGTGCAGTTCGGCGCGACCGTCCTCGCCAACGTCGTCTTCCAGGTGCCGCTTGGACGACTGAGCGACCGCTACGGGCGGCGCCCGTTCCTCGTGGCGGGGTTCGTCCTGCTGCTCCCGACGACGTTCGCCCAGGGGTTCGTCGACTCGTCGACGGCGATGGTCGTCGTCCGCTTCCTGCAGGGGGTCGCGGTCGCCGCGGTGTTCGCGCCGTCGCTGGCGCTCGCGGGAGACCTCGCCGGTGAGGGGACCTCCGGCTCGACGCTGTCGGTCCTGACGATGGGCTTCGGCCTCGGCGTCGCCTTCGGGACGCTGTTCTCGGGTATCCTCGTCGGGTTCGGCTTCGCCGTCCCGTTCGTCCTCGCGACCGTCGGCGGCTGCGTCGGCCTCGCCCTCGTCGTCACGCAGGTCTCGGAGACCGTCGAGGCCGCCCGACCGTTCCCGAACCCGTTCTCGGCGCGTGGGGACTGA
- a CDS encoding glycoside hydrolase family 15 protein, with the protein MRLTTALDEYKRARGERFPEETRTVTGAFSGHGDRLVHVDPNGSLRDYSAPLSGLHGIDRSKLGVRTQRGTHWFADLETIRQHYYRDTRLVETEYDAGSFTVHQYDLTLGRAHVTHVELRGAVPQDAQLVGFLTMAPEGEEAGVGALVHEDSGPTGSSVLEVFHRTEHDYLTASTGISGVRGQRPERFAEIVDDDPVDFPRGEGERARDQTRMTGDFVVTAPLEREGRSNRTTLVTQLSDHREVDRGGALADLRACAGGHASADELRAAARDRTTVDVPESTPRSDLVRSDLRVADLLEGPTGARIAAPEFDPFHTNSGGYGYVWFRDDAEVARHVLAAGDRLDLPVGGLVERAARFHCDAQLPDGTWPHRVWAVDGSLAPGWANANVERDDDAVEYQADQTASAVAFLATLLRERRAVLDDDLTVSVRETVAEAVDALTRTVGDDGLPAPCQNVWEDATGRFTHTAATYVQAFAAVARAPVGRQLADRALAAAEAVFDGLDEVYDAERGAYPMRLVDGEPDGRLDAATLSLAEAVAAYDAVPETTLDDDRLERVAEHVVTTLDGLFRNPPESELAGLVRYEGDDWRTADQDREKVWSATTGMGAVAAAEVGVLLNERGRQGDAYLDRAADLYELLGEDGPLTTDAGYLAEQAFDDGDLDCAAPLGWSHALRLRTTALLDAEAALPARTSDIEGPTDRMRWTTGEKYGLGTAADHDAADPSRVWFTLTEGAMTEVRFPQVDLMNLRTLDFLVNDRADDDYTIRTHNESRVSDDTVERRVEPASDDALLFRHVFTEAGDGRGHRWELTVEYATDPEHDAVLADVQFSADDDDGDYEVFAVADTALVNSAAADRGLRLGEEGAHHLVARDPTAYTGETEEPFLVDEDGEGYSVAMAMAARDRFEWATVGAAGSEPLRALFAEGVRPEPLDTVDNQSVVLVGRLGTGAAVDSELALGFARAADTAAALGEADGALDRGFETVRAEYTDTWADFLADRSLPDSVADDRDLAAQYRTALMSLYAVEDKTYAGASIASPSVPWGEAVSADEPKGYGYNFVWSRDLYQVFTVFETVGELEVAAEQLAYIYEYQQDEDGFIPQNTYVNGITRWGGEQMDNISYPAVMAYHLAERGLDFDEVDYDYEQVRRSADYVARNGPESAQERWEEESGYSPSSIAAEIAGLACAGKLAVDTGHEADALVWTALADQWVNNVEDWTATETGTERHDETPYYVRVTRDGDPEAGHLRTLANAGPTLDERDIIDGGFLDLVRLGIKQADDEVVRNSVAEVDDTIRVDAGSAAGFYRYNGDGYGERERGDVGGPWSVEHKGKGRLWPLLTGERGEYELQLDEPDLSPADCLRAMQEFANSGRMIAEQVWDREHATDYDWVFGEGTGSATPLAWSMAQYVRLAHGVSAGEPVETPAVVRERYRDERLHEPDRSPALRVDTEFRGDQLVVSGETTGERVAVKTPVEGVVLEPDGTEFETTVGIERGENQVIVAAGAADVESSGTTVRRLQL; encoded by the coding sequence ATGCGGCTGACGACGGCGCTCGACGAGTACAAACGAGCACGCGGCGAGCGCTTCCCGGAAGAGACGAGGACGGTCACCGGCGCCTTCTCCGGCCACGGCGACCGGCTGGTCCACGTGGACCCGAACGGGTCGCTGCGCGACTACTCCGCGCCGCTCTCGGGGTTACACGGGATCGACCGTTCGAAGCTGGGGGTTCGGACCCAGCGGGGGACCCACTGGTTCGCCGATCTGGAGACCATCCGCCAGCACTACTATCGCGACACGCGGCTGGTCGAGACCGAGTACGACGCGGGCTCGTTCACGGTCCACCAGTACGACCTGACGCTCGGACGAGCCCACGTCACGCACGTCGAACTGCGCGGGGCCGTCCCGCAGGACGCCCAGCTGGTCGGCTTCCTCACGATGGCGCCCGAGGGCGAGGAAGCCGGTGTCGGCGCGCTGGTCCACGAAGATAGTGGCCCCACCGGATCGAGCGTGCTGGAGGTCTTCCATCGGACGGAACACGACTACCTGACGGCCTCGACGGGTATCAGCGGGGTCCGGGGCCAGCGACCCGAGCGCTTCGCGGAGATCGTCGACGACGACCCGGTCGACTTCCCGCGCGGCGAGGGCGAACGCGCCCGCGACCAGACGCGGATGACCGGCGACTTCGTCGTGACCGCCCCGCTCGAACGGGAGGGGCGGAGCAACCGGACGACGCTGGTCACCCAGCTGTCGGACCACCGCGAGGTAGACAGGGGCGGGGCGCTCGCGGACTTGCGCGCCTGTGCGGGCGGCCACGCGAGCGCCGACGAACTCCGTGCGGCGGCTCGCGACCGGACGACCGTCGACGTGCCCGAGTCGACGCCGCGGTCGGACCTAGTGCGGTCGGACCTGCGAGTCGCGGACCTGCTCGAAGGGCCGACCGGCGCGCGGATCGCTGCCCCGGAGTTCGACCCGTTCCACACCAACTCGGGCGGCTACGGCTACGTCTGGTTCCGCGACGACGCCGAGGTCGCCCGCCACGTCCTCGCCGCGGGCGACCGTCTCGACCTCCCGGTCGGCGGACTCGTCGAGCGGGCCGCCCGCTTCCACTGCGACGCCCAGCTGCCCGACGGCACCTGGCCCCACCGCGTCTGGGCGGTCGACGGCTCGCTCGCGCCCGGCTGGGCCAACGCGAACGTCGAGCGCGACGACGACGCCGTCGAGTACCAGGCCGACCAGACCGCCTCCGCCGTGGCCTTCCTCGCGACGCTGCTCCGCGAGCGCCGGGCCGTCCTCGACGACGACCTGACCGTCTCGGTCCGCGAGACCGTCGCAGAGGCCGTCGACGCACTCACACGGACCGTCGGCGACGACGGGCTGCCCGCACCCTGCCAGAACGTCTGGGAGGACGCAACCGGGCGGTTCACCCACACCGCGGCGACGTACGTCCAGGCGTTCGCGGCGGTCGCGCGAGCGCCGGTCGGCCGCCAGCTCGCCGACCGGGCGCTGGCGGCCGCCGAGGCGGTGTTCGACGGGCTCGACGAGGTCTACGACGCCGAGCGGGGCGCGTATCCGATGCGGCTGGTCGACGGCGAGCCCGACGGCCGGCTCGACGCGGCGACGCTGTCGCTCGCGGAAGCGGTCGCGGCCTACGACGCGGTCCCGGAGACCACGCTCGACGACGACCGGCTGGAGCGGGTGGCCGAGCACGTCGTGACGACGCTGGACGGCCTGTTCCGCAACCCCCCCGAGAGCGAGCTGGCGGGCCTGGTCCGCTACGAGGGCGACGACTGGCGGACCGCCGACCAGGACCGCGAGAAGGTGTGGTCGGCGACGACGGGGATGGGCGCCGTCGCCGCCGCCGAAGTCGGGGTCCTCCTGAACGAGCGCGGTCGGCAGGGCGACGCGTACCTCGACCGCGCGGCGGACCTCTACGAGCTGCTGGGCGAGGACGGCCCGCTGACGACCGACGCCGGCTACCTCGCCGAGCAGGCGTTCGACGACGGGGATCTCGACTGCGCGGCGCCGCTGGGCTGGTCGCACGCGCTCCGGCTGCGCACGACCGCGCTGCTCGACGCCGAGGCGGCGCTGCCGGCTCGTACGTCCGATATCGAGGGTCCGACCGACCGGATGCGCTGGACGACCGGCGAGAAGTACGGGCTCGGCACCGCGGCCGACCACGACGCCGCCGACCCCTCGCGAGTGTGGTTCACGCTCACCGAGGGCGCGATGACGGAGGTGCGGTTCCCGCAGGTCGACCTGATGAACCTCCGGACGCTCGACTTTCTGGTCAACGACCGGGCGGACGACGACTACACCATCCGGACGCACAACGAGTCGCGCGTCAGCGACGACACGGTCGAGCGACGGGTCGAACCCGCGTCGGACGACGCCCTGCTGTTCCGGCACGTCTTCACCGAGGCCGGGGACGGCCGGGGCCACCGGTGGGAGTTGACCGTCGAGTACGCGACCGACCCCGAACACGACGCGGTGCTCGCGGACGTCCAGTTCTCGGCCGACGACGACGACGGCGACTACGAGGTGTTCGCCGTCGCCGACACGGCGCTGGTCAACAGCGCCGCGGCCGACCGCGGCCTGCGCCTCGGCGAGGAAGGCGCCCACCACCTCGTCGCCCGCGATCCGACCGCCTACACCGGCGAGACCGAGGAGCCGTTCCTCGTCGACGAGGACGGCGAAGGCTACTCCGTCGCGATGGCGATGGCCGCCCGCGACCGCTTCGAGTGGGCGACAGTCGGCGCCGCCGGCAGCGAGCCGCTGCGCGCGCTGTTCGCCGAGGGCGTCCGTCCCGAACCGCTCGACACTGTCGACAACCAGAGCGTCGTCCTCGTCGGCCGCCTGGGCACCGGCGCCGCCGTCGACTCGGAACTCGCGCTCGGGTTCGCCCGCGCCGCCGACACCGCCGCCGCGCTGGGCGAGGCCGACGGCGCCCTCGACCGCGGCTTCGAGACCGTTCGCGCCGAGTACACCGACACCTGGGCGGACTTCCTCGCCGACCGCTCGCTGCCCGACTCGGTCGCCGACGACCGCGATCTGGCGGCCCAGTATCGCACCGCTCTGATGAGCCTCTACGCCGTCGAGGACAAGACCTACGCCGGCGCCTCCATCGCCTCGCCGTCGGTCCCGTGGGGCGAGGCCGTCTCGGCCGACGAACCGAAGGGCTACGGCTACAACTTCGTCTGGTCGCGGGACCTCTACCAGGTGTTCACCGTCTTCGAGACCGTCGGCGAGCTGGAGGTGGCCGCCGAACAGCTGGCGTACATCTACGAGTACCAGCAGGACGAGGACGGCTTCATCCCGCAGAACACCTACGTCAACGGCATCACCCGCTGGGGCGGCGAGCAGATGGACAACATCTCCTACCCGGCGGTGATGGCCTACCACCTCGCCGAGCGCGGCCTCGACTTCGACGAGGTCGACTACGACTACGAACAGGTCCGCCGCTCGGCCGACTACGTCGCCCGCAACGGCCCCGAGAGCGCACAGGAGCGCTGGGAGGAGGAATCGGGCTACTCGCCCTCCTCGATCGCCGCCGAGATCGCCGGGCTGGCCTGCGCCGGCAAGCTCGCGGTCGACACCGGTCACGAGGCAGACGCCCTCGTCTGGACGGCGCTGGCCGACCAGTGGGTCAACAACGTCGAAGACTGGACCGCCACCGAGACCGGGACCGAGCGCCACGACGAGACGCCCTACTACGTCCGCGTGACCCGCGACGGCGACCCCGAGGCCGGCCACCTGCGGACGCTCGCCAACGCCGGCCCGACCCTGGACGAACGGGACATCATCGACGGCGGCTTCCTCGATCTGGTCAGATTGGGTATCAAACAGGCCGACGACGAGGTGGTCCGCAACTCCGTCGCCGAGGTCGACGACACGATCAGGGTCGACGCCGGCTCGGCGGCGGGGTTCTATCGCTACAACGGCGACGGCTACGGCGAGCGCGAGCGCGGCGACGTGGGCGGTCCGTGGTCGGTCGAACACAAGGGCAAGGGCCGGCTCTGGCCGCTACTGACCGGCGAGCGCGGCGAGTACGAGCTGCAGCTGGACGAGCCCGACCTCTCCCCGGCGGACTGTCTGCGCGCGATGCAGGAGTTCGCCAACTCCGGGCGGATGATCGCCGAACAGGTGTGGGACCGCGAGCACGCCACCGACTACGACTGGGTGTTCGGCGAGGGGACCGGCTCGGCGACGCCGCTGGCGTGGTCGATGGCCCAGTACGTCCGCCTGGCGCACGGCGTCAGCGCCGGCGAACCCGTCGAGACGCCCGCCGTCGTCCGCGAGCGCTACCGCGACGAACGGCTCCACGAACCCGACCGAAGCCCCGCGCTCCGGGTGGACACGGAGTTCCGCGGCGACCAGTTGGTCGTCTCCGGCGAGACGACCGGCGAGCGCGTCGCCGTCAAGACGCCCGTCGAGGGCGTCGTCCTCGAACCCGACGGGACCGAGTTCGAGACGACCGTCGGCATCGAGCGCGGCGAGAACCAGGTGATCGTCGCCGCCGGCGCCGCCGACGTGGAGTCGTCGGGCACGACCGTCCGCCGACTGCAGCTGTAG